One Campylobacter massiliensis DNA window includes the following coding sequences:
- a CDS encoding NAD-dependent epimerase/dehydratase family protein, with translation MSFKVFVTGAEGFSGRYLCAHLKNLGYEVFEATTQNCDICDIKSIKDALKFDPDFVIHLAGISFAPSDAELIFKVNVAGSKNLLDALGEQRKKPKRVILASSASVYGAQEAGALSENLTPHPLSVYAKSKLQMENLAKDYDLDILIMRPFNYTGAGQGVNFLIPKIVSHFKRNASVIKLGNLTPKREYNNVLDVVKIYEKLLNLKTGERIFNIGSGKGYGIGEILDFMREISGCDIKVEQNPAFMRADEPEEITADTARLEANGLNLCKTHIKQTLKWMYENE, from the coding sequence TTGAGTTTTAAGGTTTTCGTAACGGGCGCGGAGGGTTTTAGCGGCAGGTATTTGTGCGCGCATCTAAAAAATTTAGGCTACGAAGTCTTTGAGGCTACGACGCAAAACTGCGATATCTGCGATATAAAAAGCATAAAAGACGCCCTCAAATTTGATCCTGATTTCGTGATCCATCTGGCTGGTATTTCTTTTGCGCCAAGCGATGCGGAGCTTATTTTTAAGGTAAATGTTGCAGGCAGCAAAAACCTGCTCGATGCGCTTGGCGAGCAAAGAAAAAAGCCCAAAAGAGTGATTTTGGCAAGTTCGGCTTCGGTTTACGGCGCGCAAGAAGCCGGAGCCTTGTCCGAAAATTTGACGCCGCATCCCCTATCTGTATACGCTAAAAGTAAATTGCAAATGGAAAATTTAGCAAAGGATTACGACCTTGATATCTTGATAATGCGCCCGTTTAACTACACGGGAGCGGGGCAGGGCGTGAATTTTTTGATTCCTAAAATCGTATCGCATTTTAAGCGAAACGCTAGCGTCATCAAGCTTGGAAATTTAACCCCAAAGCGCGAATACAACAATGTTTTGGACGTGGTTAAAATTTATGAAAAGCTTTTAAATTTAAAGACCGGCGAGAGGATTTTTAACATCGGCTCGGGCAAAGGGTACGGCATAGGCGAAATTTTAGATTTTATGAGAGAGATCTCAGGGTGCGATATAAAAGTCGAGCAAAATCCCGCGTTTATGCGAGCGGACGAGCCCGAGGAAATAACGGCCGATACTGCGAGGCTTGAAGCAAACGGGCTAAATTTGTGCAAAACGCACATCAAGCAAACGCTAAAATGGATGTATGAAAACGAGTAA
- the gmd gene encoding GDP-mannose 4,6-dehydratase translates to MKKALITGITGQDGAYLAKYLLDLGYKVYGACRRTASLNLWRLNEIEVAQNENLQILEMDLTDPFNILSVVSEVRPDEIYNLAAQSFVGVSFKEPFHTANATGIGVLNLLEAVRIVDKNIKFYQASTSEMFGKVQAIPQSEDTPFYPRSPYGVAKLYGHFITVNYRESYDIFGSSGILFNHESPLRGLEFVTRKITNTAAKIALKKAEVLKLGNMDAKRDWGYAYEYVQGMHAILQHDRPDTFVLATGETTTVRDFVRLSFEALDIELKFEGEGENEVARDKNGKILVCIDPQFYRPAEVDLLIGDASKAKKELGWQAKTDVKELCAMMVKADLKKIERGFEF, encoded by the coding sequence ATGAAAAAAGCGTTAATCACGGGTATCACGGGGCAAGACGGAGCCTATTTAGCGAAGTATTTGCTGGATCTTGGCTATAAAGTTTACGGCGCGTGCAGGCGAACGGCGAGCCTAAATTTGTGGCGTTTAAACGAGATTGAAGTCGCGCAAAACGAAAATTTGCAAATTTTAGAGATGGATCTAACCGATCCTTTTAACATCCTAAGCGTCGTCTCCGAGGTTAGACCGGACGAAATCTATAACCTTGCCGCGCAAAGCTTTGTCGGAGTTAGCTTCAAAGAGCCTTTTCACACAGCAAACGCTACCGGCATAGGCGTGCTAAATTTGCTCGAAGCCGTGCGCATCGTAGATAAAAATATCAAATTTTATCAAGCCAGTACCTCGGAGATGTTTGGCAAGGTCCAAGCTATCCCGCAGAGCGAAGATACGCCGTTTTATCCGCGCTCACCTTACGGCGTGGCTAAGCTTTACGGGCACTTTATTACGGTAAATTACCGCGAGAGTTACGATATCTTTGGCTCCAGCGGCATACTATTTAATCACGAAAGTCCTTTGCGAGGCCTTGAGTTCGTTACGAGAAAAATCACAAACACCGCCGCAAAGATCGCGCTGAAAAAAGCCGAGGTTTTAAAGCTGGGAAATATGGACGCCAAGCGCGACTGGGGCTACGCCTACGAATACGTCCAAGGCATGCACGCGATCTTGCAGCACGATAGGCCCGATACCTTCGTGCTCGCTACGGGCGAAACGACGACGGTTCGCGACTTTGTGAGGCTTAGCTTCGAGGCGCTTGATATCGAGCTGAAATTTGAAGGCGAGGGTGAAAACGAGGTCGCGCGCGATAAAAACGGCAAAATTTTAGTCTGCATCGATCCGCAGTTTTATCGTCCCGCCGAGGTCGATCTGCTCATCGGAGATGCGAGCAAGGCTAAAAAAGAGCTTGGCTGGCAGGCGAAAACGGACGTCAAAGAGCTTTGCGCTATGATGGTTAAGGCCGATCTTAAAAAAATAGAGCGCGGCTTTGAGTTTTAA
- a CDS encoding HlyD family type I secretion periplasmic adaptor subunit produces the protein MILSDERGTIRFGLLTILILVGVFGGWAAFAPLKGGAVAVGKVSVINDKKVVQHLEGGVVDEIYVKDGNKVKEGDVLLRIRNSRLQADLNASATEYLQNGVLEARLIAQRDSEKQINFSDELKKLDGFKEASEAQISIFNEQRKMLSDEKEILNQRISQLYKQIDGLNAIISSRKLRAASLDEEIKEWDRLYKEQLSDKIRLRDSKREKIAVDGEIASSAAEIARLNVQITETKSQIILRERTFKEEVLKQLENVTKSINALRSRYIALNDQLTRTEIRAPISGTVVGMTVHTISGVVRPGEVIMNIVPDTSEYIVDAKMNLTDIDKVTIGLLADVRFSAFELQQAHVVEGEVIYISADSLQDNNGHQFYEIKVKLTENGIKELENNKFFLLPGMPAEVMVQTTDRTVLSYILNPFTNMFKRAFNED, from the coding sequence ATGATACTGTCTGACGAAAGAGGAACGATAAGATTTGGCCTACTAACTATTTTGATATTAGTTGGAGTGTTTGGCGGCTGGGCAGCTTTTGCCCCACTTAAAGGCGGTGCCGTAGCGGTCGGAAAAGTAAGCGTAATAAACGACAAGAAAGTCGTACAGCACCTAGAAGGCGGCGTAGTAGACGAAATTTACGTAAAAGACGGCAATAAGGTAAAAGAAGGGGACGTACTTTTAAGAATAAGAAACTCTAGACTCCAAGCAGACCTTAACGCTTCCGCAACAGAATATCTACAAAACGGTGTCTTGGAAGCCAGGCTTATAGCGCAGAGGGATAGCGAAAAACAGATAAATTTCAGCGACGAGCTAAAGAAACTAGACGGCTTTAAAGAAGCTTCGGAAGCGCAAATAAGTATCTTTAATGAGCAAAGAAAAATGCTAAGCGATGAAAAAGAGATACTAAATCAGCGCATCTCTCAGCTCTATAAGCAAATAGATGGACTAAACGCCATAATATCCTCAAGAAAACTAAGAGCAGCATCGCTAGACGAAGAGATAAAAGAGTGGGATAGGCTATATAAAGAACAACTAAGCGACAAGATAAGGCTTAGAGACTCAAAGCGAGAAAAGATAGCTGTTGACGGCGAGATAGCCTCAAGCGCGGCAGAAATCGCTAGACTAAACGTCCAAATAACCGAGACGAAATCTCAAATAATTTTAAGGGAAAGAACCTTTAAAGAAGAAGTCCTAAAGCAACTAGAAAACGTAACAAAATCTATAAACGCTCTAAGATCAAGATATATAGCCCTAAACGATCAACTGACTAGAACCGAGATAAGGGCTCCGATAAGCGGAACAGTTGTAGGTATGACCGTGCATACTATTAGTGGCGTCGTGCGCCCGGGCGAAGTAATAATGAACATAGTTCCGGATACGAGCGAATATATCGTCGATGCAAAGATGAACTTGACCGATATAGACAAAGTCACTATAGGACTACTAGCCGACGTGCGCTTTAGCGCATTTGAGCTTCAGCAAGCCCACGTAGTAGAGGGCGAAGTCATATATATATCCGCCGATAGCTTACAGGATAATAACGGACATCAGTTCTATGAGATAAAGGTTAAACTCACCGAAAACGGCATAAAGGAACTAGAGAATAATAAATTTTTCTTGCTTCCAGGTATGCCTGCAGAGGTAATGGTGCAAACGACCGATAGAACAGTTTTAAGCTATATCTTAAATCCGTTTACGAATATGTTTAAAAGGGCATTTAATGAAGATTAA
- a CDS encoding type I secretion system permease/ATPase has translation MSTSKKENELKSILRKSKKCLIYAGIFSAFVNLLMLTPPLYMLQLYGRVVTSRSLDTLTMLTLIVVFLFVTMGLFEILRSRVLIIFANQMDQNLSGRVYDAIFKLAARNPSKTTSQAMSDINTLKQYLSGNGVFAFLDAPWLPIYIAILFLFHPYYGWFSVFAAIFLFILALLNENATKDGLKNSNDSYKKEMRFVDSNLRNSEVIQAMGMNANLRKIWEKKHDEFLNSHSDASSKAGVYANISKTARVTFQSLMLGLGAYLVVKMELTPGMMIAGSIIMGRALAPLDILIASWKNYKGAKESYQRLDRFLDEFPAETDRIKLPDPIGQIECQSVSLVPPNAKTLSLMDVTLSLNAGDMCAVIGPSAAGKSSFARAVLGVWPLFKGTVRVDGADINQYDSNHLGEFVGYLPQDVELFEGTVAENIARFGELDSEEIIKAAKLANVHEMILNLPEGYDTKIGMGGSSLSGGQRQRIALARAFYKSPKIIVLDEPNASLDEAGERALHQALLNMKGKATIILITHKLNILGIVDKIAVLTAGRLIYFGLRDAVLHELTKNQNQAVQQQAKQKITEEK, from the coding sequence ATGAGCACGTCCAAAAAAGAAAACGAACTAAAAAGCATACTCAGAAAATCCAAAAAGTGCTTGATATATGCGGGTATCTTTAGTGCTTTCGTAAATTTACTGATGCTGACGCCTCCTTTATACATGCTTCAGCTTTACGGCCGCGTGGTAACATCAAGAAGCTTGGATACGCTCACTATGCTTACTTTAATAGTAGTGTTTCTATTTGTAACAATGGGGCTTTTTGAGATACTTAGATCGCGCGTACTGATAATATTTGCCAATCAGATGGATCAAAATTTATCAGGCAGGGTTTACGACGCGATATTTAAACTAGCTGCAAGAAATCCGTCAAAAACTACTTCGCAGGCGATGAGTGACATAAATACGCTCAAGCAATATCTAAGCGGAAACGGAGTGTTTGCATTTTTAGATGCTCCGTGGCTACCGATATATATCGCGATACTGTTTTTATTTCACCCGTACTACGGCTGGTTTAGCGTATTTGCCGCGATTTTTCTTTTTATCCTTGCGCTTTTAAACGAAAACGCAACAAAAGACGGGCTTAAAAACTCAAATGACAGCTACAAAAAAGAGATGCGTTTTGTGGATTCAAATTTGAGAAACTCCGAAGTCATACAAGCTATGGGAATGAATGCAAATTTGAGAAAAATTTGGGAGAAAAAGCATGATGAGTTTTTGAATTCACATTCGGACGCAAGCTCAAAAGCCGGAGTCTACGCAAACATAAGTAAAACGGCACGCGTCACCTTTCAGTCCTTGATGCTGGGCCTTGGTGCGTACCTCGTCGTAAAAATGGAGCTAACTCCAGGAATGATGATTGCGGGATCAATTATAATGGGCAGAGCTCTGGCTCCGCTTGATATCTTGATAGCCAGCTGGAAAAACTACAAGGGTGCGAAAGAGAGCTATCAAAGACTAGATAGATTTTTAGACGAATTCCCTGCTGAAACCGACAGAATAAAACTTCCAGATCCTATAGGCCAGATAGAGTGTCAGAGCGTATCCTTAGTGCCGCCTAACGCAAAAACCTTATCGCTAATGGACGTAACGCTAAGCCTAAACGCCGGAGATATGTGTGCGGTGATAGGACCGAGTGCGGCAGGCAAAAGCTCGTTTGCCAGAGCAGTGCTGGGTGTATGGCCTTTATTTAAGGGAACAGTCAGAGTAGACGGTGCGGATATAAACCAATACGACAGCAACCACCTTGGAGAATTTGTAGGGTACTTGCCTCAAGATGTGGAGCTTTTCGAGGGAACAGTAGCTGAAAATATAGCAAGGTTTGGCGAACTAGACTCCGAGGAAATAATAAAAGCGGCAAAACTAGCTAACGTGCATGAGATGATATTAAATTTACCGGAAGGCTACGATACCAAAATAGGCATGGGCGGCTCAAGCCTAAGCGGAGGACAAAGACAAAGGATAGCTTTGGCTAGAGCATTTTATAAATCGCCCAAGATAATCGTACTGGATGAGCCAAACGCAAGCCTCGACGAAGCCGGAGAAAGAGCGCTGCATCAAGCTCTGCTAAATATGAAAGGCAAAGCTACTATCATATTGATAACTCATAAGCTAAACATACTAGGAATAGTCGACAAAATAGCGGTTCTAACCGCCGGCAGACTTATATATTTCGGTCTAAGAGACGCTGTACTACACGAGCTTACCAAAAATCAAAACCAGGCTGTGCAGCAACAGGCTAAGCAAAAGATAACAGAGGAAAAATAA
- a CDS encoding glycosyltransferase family 4 protein: MKTSKIKNCAPKKEGKAKILIDAKPLISQLTGIGRYAYEIVKRLDKDKFELFYDYGFVSKELIFKGCEQKTSFSNSLKKSLVKKLKWFVRLLPLGVKTRFRLFLKKLNERNFKGMKFDLYFQPNFIPLDIEARHLVVSVHDFTFIKFSEFHPKDRIEFFEKTFMQNIKKATHIVTGSNFTKNEIVEILGFDESKISVIYHGYDDKVFHPKDDTQKVAVKAKLNLAKEFILFAGSIEPRKNLATLIKAYNLLPSDLQTKFDLVIVGAKGWENSQVHELINQNKNIKFAGFVADEELAALYSSASVFVYPSIYEGFGIPPLEAMACGCAVALSDIEVFREIYGEDAVYFDPLNEADLKEKLQILLTDEKMREDFARIGLRRCKDFSWAKSAKAHNELFLKLLS; this comes from the coding sequence ATGAAAACGAGTAAAATTAAAAACTGCGCACCAAAAAAAGAGGGCAAAGCTAAAATTTTAATCGACGCAAAGCCGCTTATTTCGCAGCTCACAGGTATCGGCAGATACGCTTACGAGATCGTAAAAAGGCTGGATAAAGATAAATTTGAGCTCTTTTACGACTATGGATTTGTTTCAAAAGAGCTAATTTTTAAGGGCTGTGAACAGAAAACGTCTTTTTCAAATTCACTCAAAAAAAGTTTGGTAAAAAAACTAAAATGGTTTGTGCGACTACTGCCTCTAGGTGTAAAGACGCGTTTTAGACTATTTTTAAAAAAGCTAAACGAGCGAAATTTTAAAGGGATGAAATTCGACCTTTATTTTCAGCCGAATTTTATCCCACTTGATATTGAAGCGAGACATCTCGTGGTCTCGGTACATGATTTTACTTTTATCAAATTTAGCGAATTTCATCCGAAAGATCGCATAGAGTTTTTTGAAAAAACCTTTATGCAAAATATAAAAAAAGCCACGCATATCGTCACTGGATCAAATTTTACCAAAAACGAGATTGTGGAAATTTTAGGATTTGATGAAAGCAAAATTAGCGTAATATACCACGGCTATGATGATAAAGTTTTTCACCCAAAAGACGATACACAAAAAGTAGCCGTAAAGGCTAAGCTAAATTTGGCAAAAGAATTTATACTTTTTGCGGGCTCTATTGAGCCTAGGAAAAATCTCGCTACGCTTATTAAAGCCTACAATCTATTGCCAAGCGATTTGCAGACTAAATTTGACCTAGTTATCGTCGGCGCAAAAGGCTGGGAAAACTCGCAAGTCCATGAGCTCATAAATCAAAATAAAAATATCAAATTTGCGGGTTTTGTCGCAGACGAGGAGCTGGCGGCTCTTTATAGTTCGGCTAGCGTTTTTGTATATCCGTCCATCTATGAGGGCTTTGGTATTCCACCGCTTGAAGCGATGGCTTGCGGGTGTGCGGTAGCGTTATCTGATATCGAAGTTTTTAGAGAAATTTACGGCGAGGATGCGGTTTATTTCGATCCTTTAAACGAAGCGGATTTAAAAGAGAAGCTACAAATTTTACTTACTGACGAGAAAATGAGGGAAGATTTCGCGAGGATTGGACTTCGCCGCTGCAAAGATTTTTCTTGGGCAAAGTCCGCCAAAGCTCATAATGAGCTGTTTTTAAAACTGCTTAGTTAA
- a CDS encoding TolC family protein, which produces MKIKILSLLAAPILLSAQSASLSQAYNMALGNDEEYKYYMYNSLAGEQRYNQALSQLLPTINGDLSYHGDKYKRFNKNSNESYTSYGVTLRQPIFQPSLYYQRQQEELRMQGSHIELEHSRQELAKKVAKAYFELAYANANLKLALSYQDANRAKFEQMERSLSLGLTNKMDMLESKVRYDESMLGVSKAQRSIDIAKMSLFKLVGQDIDTMEYFENINIDFFKNLDLRKYSDIEQNLDYRQSALLTQIAEKEHTKRKSEHLPTIDFSIGYSNNDYKDDRAFGDKNHRVETNIRLNMPIFSSWYTSYRVEEGMFLRQASISRQNDTRKNVDIAQRQATINLQNYIQEYDINVRSLEHANVYERSIERGYEEGLKDLVDLLDAKARVHKIKNELIASARNVVLAYLELESLINDINEQSMSKLESAFN; this is translated from the coding sequence ATGAAGATTAAAATTTTATCCCTACTTGCCGCGCCGATACTTTTGTCGGCGCAGTCCGCAAGCTTATCTCAAGCCTATAATATGGCTCTAGGCAACGACGAAGAGTACAAATATTATATGTACAACAGTCTAGCCGGAGAGCAAAGGTACAATCAAGCCTTATCTCAGTTGTTGCCTACCATAAACGGCGACCTATCCTATCATGGCGACAAATATAAAAGATTCAACAAGAACAGCAATGAAAGCTACACGAGTTACGGCGTGACGCTAAGGCAGCCGATATTTCAACCATCCTTGTACTACCAAAGGCAACAAGAAGAACTAAGGATGCAAGGAAGTCATATCGAGCTAGAACATAGCAGACAAGAGCTTGCCAAAAAAGTAGCCAAGGCGTATTTTGAACTAGCCTATGCTAATGCAAATTTAAAACTAGCACTAAGCTATCAAGATGCAAATAGGGCTAAATTTGAGCAGATGGAGCGCTCGCTCTCACTAGGACTCACCAATAAAATGGACATGCTCGAATCAAAAGTGAGATACGATGAGTCGATGCTAGGCGTAAGCAAAGCACAAAGAAGCATAGACATAGCCAAGATGTCGCTTTTTAAACTAGTCGGGCAGGACATCGATACTATGGAGTATTTTGAAAATATAAATATTGATTTTTTCAAAAATCTTGATCTTAGAAAATACAGCGACATAGAACAAAATTTAGATTACAGACAAAGCGCGCTACTGACGCAAATAGCCGAAAAAGAGCACACCAAGCGTAAAAGCGAACATCTGCCGACCATCGACTTTTCTATAGGCTACTCAAACAACGATTACAAGGATGATAGAGCTTTTGGCGATAAAAATCATAGGGTTGAAACCAATATCCGCCTAAATATGCCGATATTTTCAAGCTGGTACACAAGCTATAGGGTTGAAGAAGGCATGTTTTTAAGGCAAGCTAGCATCTCTAGACAAAACGATACTAGAAAAAATGTCGATATCGCACAAAGACAAGCCACCATCAACCTCCAAAACTATATCCAAGAGTACGACATAAACGTAAGGTCGCTTGAGCACGCTAATGTATACGAACGCTCAATAGAGCGCGGATACGAAGAGGGACTAAAGGATCTAGTCGATCTACTAGACGCTAAAGCTAGAGTCCACAAGATAAAAAATGAACTGATAGCTTCTGCTCGAAACGTGGTTTTGGCCTATCTTGAGCTTGAAAGCCTAATAAATGACATAAACGAACAAAGCATGAGCAAGCTTGAGAGCGCGTTTAACTAA
- a CDS encoding glycosyltransferase, which translates to MGCVLVDLGFLSDIDTAKFEGFNEREIEFLINANKDVNTLNLRKKLGKFKCYIFEPTLYISDQNEIKKLKRYFLKNTNSDFIVSYDEFEKFKIPESEPEKISDKKPSLAFFSPLPNEKTGVSLYSKELLDELGAYYEITVFVENAANVDAELKQIYDIKEAKAFLEGPHKFERIIYQMGGSHYHLYMYEILKKFEGVVVFHDFYMSQLIYTQDAYYHSIFYDELYYSHGYEALSFLKENGLEKTVLKYPANKALIDASLGVIAHSNEPQRIFDELCDGENGIFEVIPLLRKPAQILPKNECKNRLNLPVDKLVVCTFGYVGSTKLTFDIVRAFKQTLANAKNEAILAIVGDSTSMEYISLIKRYIKEHDLQERVKITGWTNDDSYKEYLNACDIAVQLRADSRGETSAAVLDCFNYALPVIVNKHGSMRDLPQDCVRFVEDKFSSQELSTAIDELCGDMFLREKIAKNAKEYLDKFHDPKFCAEKYFKFIEKIYAKKPLLREILPDFKESKSDIISLSKSIASLKPPLLKKNKIFVDITEIYVKDIKTGIQRVVRAQLLQLLQMRNLAYQIEPIYYDDLRSTYFCAKDFMRDLYGLKEWNAVNEAADMSEGDIFYGLDYMPIGAVNAYKNGVYQRLRAKGVKLFFVIYDLIPILYPQFVPSVSPGNHDRWVKAVINVADGLACISDAVIDDVKEYIAKNDLPTPPIIKSMKLGCDIKATAPSYGLDKASLEILDKIRSKPTFIMVGTLEPRKGHDAAIMAFETLWRKGLDINLVIAGKVGWMVDELYEKIKKHEENGKRLIYLNFVSDELLDEIYKNSSCLIAASRAEGFGLPLVEAAIHKIPIIARELNVFKEVSNGSATFFKDDDDLAGTIERWLGDFKEDKHIKSDLIELVSWRQSTEQAYQILTGEL; encoded by the coding sequence ATGGGTTGCGTTTTAGTCGATTTGGGCTTTTTGAGCGACATAGATACCGCTAAATTCGAAGGTTTTAACGAGCGCGAGATAGAGTTTTTGATAAACGCGAACAAAGACGTAAATACGCTAAATTTGAGAAAAAAACTCGGCAAATTTAAATGCTATATTTTTGAGCCGACTCTTTATATCAGCGATCAAAATGAGATAAAAAAGCTAAAGCGGTATTTTTTGAAAAATACCAATTCCGATTTTATCGTTTCTTACGACGAATTTGAAAAATTTAAAATCCCCGAAAGCGAGCCCGAAAAGATAAGCGATAAAAAGCCGAGCTTGGCCTTTTTTTCACCGCTACCGAATGAAAAAACCGGCGTTAGCTTGTATTCAAAAGAGCTTTTAGATGAGCTTGGCGCGTATTACGAGATAACCGTTTTTGTTGAAAACGCAGCAAATGTAGATGCCGAATTAAAGCAAATTTACGATATAAAAGAGGCGAAGGCTTTTTTGGAGGGTCCGCATAAATTTGAGCGCATAATATACCAAATGGGCGGTTCGCACTATCATCTTTATATGTATGAGATTTTGAAAAAATTCGAAGGCGTCGTCGTTTTTCACGATTTTTATATGTCGCAGCTTATTTACACGCAGGACGCTTATTATCACTCCATATTTTACGACGAGCTTTACTATTCGCACGGATACGAAGCGCTTAGCTTTCTTAAAGAAAACGGACTTGAAAAAACGGTGCTAAAATATCCCGCAAATAAAGCACTGATAGATGCGTCGCTGGGTGTTATAGCTCATTCAAACGAGCCTCAAAGGATATTTGACGAGCTTTGCGACGGCGAAAACGGTATATTTGAAGTCATCCCGCTACTTAGAAAACCGGCTCAAATTTTGCCTAAAAACGAATGCAAAAATAGGCTAAATTTACCCGTAGATAAGCTTGTTGTTTGCACGTTTGGCTACGTCGGCTCCACCAAGCTTACGTTTGATATCGTAAGGGCGTTTAAGCAGACCTTGGCAAATGCCAAAAACGAAGCGATTTTGGCCATAGTCGGCGACAGCACGAGTATGGAGTATATCTCGCTCATAAAGCGCTACATAAAAGAGCACGACCTGCAAGAGCGCGTAAAAATCACGGGCTGGACAAACGATGATAGCTACAAAGAGTATCTAAACGCTTGCGATATAGCCGTGCAGTTAAGGGCGGACTCCAGGGGCGAGACGTCGGCTGCGGTTTTGGACTGTTTTAACTACGCTTTGCCCGTTATCGTAAATAAGCACGGCTCTATGAGGGATTTGCCGCAAGATTGCGTGCGCTTTGTCGAGGATAAATTTAGCTCGCAAGAGCTCTCAACCGCTATAGACGAGCTTTGCGGCGATATGTTTTTAAGAGAAAAAATAGCCAAAAACGCTAAAGAGTATTTGGATAAATTTCACGATCCTAAATTTTGCGCCGAGAAATATTTTAAATTTATAGAAAAAATTTACGCCAAAAAGCCGCTACTAAGAGAAATTTTGCCCGATTTTAAAGAATCCAAAAGCGATATCATCTCTCTTTCAAAATCCATAGCTTCGCTAAAACCGCCGCTTCTTAAGAAAAATAAAATTTTCGTCGATATAACCGAAATTTACGTAAAAGATATAAAAACAGGCATCCAGCGCGTAGTTAGAGCTCAACTTTTGCAGCTTTTGCAAATGCGAAATTTAGCCTACCAAATAGAGCCGATATATTACGACGATCTGCGCTCTACGTATTTTTGCGCTAAAGATTTTATGAGGGATCTATACGGACTAAAAGAGTGGAACGCCGTAAATGAAGCGGCCGATATGAGCGAAGGGGATATATTTTACGGACTTGATTATATGCCTATCGGCGCGGTAAATGCATACAAAAACGGCGTTTATCAAAGGCTTCGCGCGAAAGGTGTCAAGCTGTTTTTCGTCATTTACGATCTTATCCCGATTTTGTATCCGCAGTTTGTGCCATCCGTCTCCCCGGGCAATCACGACCGCTGGGTGAAAGCCGTTATAAACGTAGCGGACGGTCTTGCATGCATATCGGATGCCGTCATAGACGATGTGAAAGAGTATATCGCTAAAAATGATCTGCCAACTCCGCCAATCATAAAAAGTATGAAGCTTGGCTGCGATATAAAAGCGACCGCGCCAAGCTACGGGCTCGATAAAGCCTCGCTTGAAATTTTAGATAAAATTCGCTCAAAACCGACCTTTATAATGGTCGGAACGCTTGAGCCCAGAAAGGGTCACGACGCGGCTATAATGGCGTTTGAGACGCTATGGCGAAAAGGGCTTGATATAAATTTGGTTATCGCAGGCAAGGTCGGCTGGATGGTTGATGAGCTTTACGAAAAGATAAAAAAACACGAGGAAAACGGCAAAAGGCTTATTTATCTAAATTTCGTCAGCGACGAGCTTTTGGATGAAATTTATAAAAACTCGAGCTGCCTCATCGCCGCAAGTAGAGCCGAGGGATTTGGCCTGCCGCTCGTTGAGGCTGCTATCCACAAGATCCCGATAATAGCGCGCGAGCTTAATGTGTTTAAAGAGGTTTCAAACGGCTCGGCGACGTTTTTTAAGGATGACGATGATTTAGCGGGCACCATAGAGAGGTGGCTCGGGGATTTTAAAGAGGACAAACACATCAAATCAGACCTAATAGAGCTTGTATCGTGGCGACAAAGCACCGAGCAGGCTTATCAAATTTTAACAGGAGAATTATAA